The following coding sequences are from one Bacteroidales bacterium window:
- the rbfA gene encoding 30S ribosome-binding factor RbfA: MESTRQLRISKLLQKELGTIFQRESKERFGAAMITVTKVHVTKDLSIARVYLSLFATKDKASLMETITNGAGEMRFNLGRRVKDQLRHIPELEFYEDDSLDYIEKIENLLHN, translated from the coding sequence ATGGAATCAACACGACAGTTACGCATATCAAAGTTGCTCCAGAAGGAGTTGGGAACTATTTTTCAGCGTGAATCCAAAGAGAGATTTGGCGCTGCCATGATCACTGTAACAAAAGTGCATGTCACCAAAGATCTTTCCATTGCCAGGGTTTACCTGAGCCTATTTGCTACGAAAGACAAAGCATCCCTGATGGAGACCATTACGAATGGCGCCGGAGAAATGCGTTTTAATCTTGGCCGAAGGGTAAAGGACCAGCTAAGGCACATCCCCGAACTTGAATTTTATGAAGATGACTCGCTGGACTACATCGAAAAAATTGAGAATTTGCTTCATAATTAA
- a CDS encoding class I SAM-dependent methyltransferase, translated as MQYDPIKKDLGSVFNKSVTHRILFYKLLDLLLLRTWHIRKAIRQWKKGIQGEIHILDAGSGFGQYTYFLAKHNSAWKILGVDVKEEQINDCRNFFSKSGISTVEFEIADLTQFVRDNTYDLVLSVDVMEHIEDDVSVFKNLCQSLKPGGLLLISTPSDKGGSDVHQHEYKPGEVQSFIDEHVRDGYNIDEIQQKLIGAGFSRTQAEYAYGWPGKISWKLSMKFPISMLNLSKAFFIVLPFYYFATYWFVLLLNFLDVKLIHTSGTGLVVKAWK; from the coding sequence ATGCAATACGATCCGATTAAAAAAGACCTGGGGAGTGTATTTAACAAATCTGTAACGCACCGGATACTCTTTTACAAATTACTTGATTTACTGCTGTTACGCACCTGGCATATCCGCAAGGCTATCAGGCAATGGAAAAAAGGAATTCAGGGCGAAATTCATATCCTTGACGCTGGTTCAGGCTTTGGACAATATACTTATTTTCTGGCAAAACACAATTCAGCCTGGAAAATCCTTGGTGTTGATGTGAAGGAAGAGCAGATTAACGACTGCCGGAATTTTTTTTCGAAAAGCGGAATTTCAACTGTTGAGTTTGAAATAGCTGATCTTACACAATTTGTCCGTGATAATACATACGACCTTGTGTTATCGGTGGATGTGATGGAACATATTGAGGATGATGTCAGTGTATTTAAAAATCTTTGCCAATCACTCAAACCGGGTGGCCTGTTGCTGATATCGACACCTTCGGACAAGGGTGGTTCTGATGTACATCAGCATGAATACAAGCCGGGAGAGGTACAATCATTTATTGATGAACACGTGAGGGATGGTTACAATATTGACGAGATTCAGCAAAAACTCATCGGTGCAGGGTTTTCCCGTACACAAGCCGAATACGCTTATGGCTGGCCCGGAAAAATTTCCTGGAAACTTTCGATGAAATTTCCGATATCAATGCTAAATTTGTCCAAGGCATTTTTTATCGTTTTACCTTTTTATTATTTCGCAACTTACTGGTTCGTTTTGTTATTGAACTTTTTGGATGTCAAATTAATACATACATCAGGAACAGGCTTGGTTGTGAAGGCCTGGAAATGA
- a CDS encoding ABC transporter permease has product MISGISVAGVTVGTMALIIVLSVFNGFETLIVSLFNSFNPDLVITAKKGKTISLSTFPADEVLKLQGVFAMTEVVEETALLKYRNNQYLATIKGVSDDFVNTSGIDTMMVEGGFVLHAFGQPRMIMGAGVSYYLNASLNDQLNPITVYLPRREGAIGMSLEGAFNSRNLLPSGIFSIQQDFDTKYAIVPIDFVRELMNYEDEVTALEIGLYSDFKVDKVKQEIKKLIGDDFEVKNRFEQQVMLYRIMKSEKWAIFFILTFILIIAAFNVISSLTMLILDKKEDIAILHSMGANNTLIKRIFMFEGMLISNGGALLGLFFGGVVSWVQQQFGIISLGGGTGAFVINAYPVELQFGDFIIVFFTVIAIGFIVAWYPVRQISKKYLSQKL; this is encoded by the coding sequence GTGATTTCAGGGATTTCAGTAGCCGGGGTTACTGTTGGCACGATGGCGCTCATCATTGTCCTCTCGGTTTTTAATGGATTTGAAACGCTCATCGTTTCGCTGTTTAACTCCTTCAATCCAGACCTGGTGATTACTGCAAAAAAGGGGAAAACAATCAGCCTGTCAACATTTCCTGCCGATGAAGTCTTGAAGTTACAGGGCGTTTTTGCCATGACTGAAGTGGTTGAGGAGACTGCATTGCTCAAATACCGCAATAATCAGTATTTAGCTACCATCAAGGGAGTAAGCGATGATTTTGTGAATACCAGCGGGATTGATACCATGATGGTTGAAGGGGGTTTTGTTTTACACGCATTTGGTCAACCCCGGATGATTATGGGTGCGGGTGTATCCTATTATCTCAACGCCAGCCTGAACGACCAGTTGAATCCCATCACTGTTTACCTCCCGCGCAGAGAGGGGGCCATTGGTATGTCGCTTGAAGGAGCGTTTAACAGCCGCAATCTTCTACCCTCAGGTATATTCTCCATACAGCAGGATTTTGATACAAAATATGCCATTGTTCCTATTGACTTTGTTCGCGAACTAATGAATTATGAAGATGAGGTAACAGCCCTCGAAATTGGGCTTTATTCTGATTTTAAGGTGGATAAAGTAAAGCAGGAAATAAAAAAGTTGATTGGAGATGATTTTGAAGTGAAAAACCGCTTTGAACAACAGGTGATGCTTTACCGGATCATGAAGTCGGAGAAATGGGCTATCTTCTTCATTTTGACATTTATACTCATCATTGCAGCCTTTAATGTGATCAGTTCGCTCACCATGCTCATCCTGGATAAGAAAGAGGATATTGCCATACTTCACAGCATGGGAGCAAACAACACATTGATTAAGCGTATTTTCATGTTTGAAGGGATGCTGATTTCTAACGGCGGAGCGCTGCTCGGATTGTTCTTTGGTGGTGTTGTAAGCTGGGTGCAGCAGCAATTTGGTATCATCAGTCTTGGTGGTGGAACCGGTGCCTTCGTCATTAACGCCTATCCGGTAGAGTTGCAATTTGGTGACTTCATTATAGTTTTTTTTACCGTTATAGCTATCGGGTTTATCGTGGCCTGGTATCCGGTGAGGCAAATCTCAAAAAAATACCTGAGCCAAAAACTTTAA
- a CDS encoding T9SS type A sorting domain-containing protein has protein sequence MNFGLNIPKVCAALVFMTLFITGQMLYAQTIQITNGVNTTTIIDNDYSLLSISNAVSSLNAAKIKTADHDFTQIEIEGYGFSTNLGQPKLPVLKKLIEIPLEANIEVVITYKRFKEISLNEFELYDFIYPAQPSLSKSTDPTEAIFYFDEDFYNIDDFLGNELVSVYPLGVMRGVNIARIEIAPIQYNPVANMIRVHDQITVEFRFTDGNTFRTIEMKQDQMNPFFSGITTMLFNYKEVENPENIFEAPPITYFIVSDPMFRDALQPFIVWKTRKGFRVIEAYTDNPSVGSTTGSIKDYLQNFYENPPEGFQPQSFVLIVGDVAQIPAFNGTTGNHVTDLYYCEYTGDMFPEAYYGRFSANNLDQLQSQIEKTLEYEQYAFPDPSFLDEVIMVAGQDSYHQLTWGNGQVNYGNDYYFNESNGLYSHTYLQPEPPGGNYSQLIRQNVSNGVAFANYTAHCSAAGWANPAFTVNNIQALENQSKYPLMIGNCCSSVEFQINSFGEDIMRAAGKGAIGYIGGSNSTYWDEDFWWGVGFKDIVANPTYDPQTLGAFDRMFHNQPEITLNDWHITQGQLPAAGNLAVTQSGSTLTNYYWEIYHLMGDPSLMSYFSQPPEAIATFPALIPLGAASFAMNTNPYAYVAVSKDGILYGAGFANEDGAVEIIFSELITIPGEAEIIITGQQLKPFFGTVLFASPNGPYVLLKEATVEDQTNGNNDGKMDYAETFGLNLNVQNYGQDSGSDIMLNLSTTDEFVTISDGVTTIDLIQPNEILSLSDVFEITTAETIPDGHIVLFLLEATNGEETWSSTFNLEGHSPVLEFAGFTINDQQGNNNGKFDPGEVVQITVYAKNIGSSRAFSTLGNLSTNDSFITVLSAEPQFFGDADPNELVSATFEVVANENTPAGHPAAFDLMLNANMGISGSGHFELTVGPIPVLIVDLDGNQNSANHIKEAVSQLGIVNEYKNTLPNDLSLYSSVFISVGVYNNNHILSAAEGQILADYLNSGGRLYLEGGDTWYYDPKTSVHPMFGINGISDGASDLDSLVGINGTLSAGLKMKYSGDNSWIDQLEAVNGAQTVFKNNNPEYFCAISKIGNGYKTIGTSFEFGGLAAEADRHLLMTSYLEFFEITIPGSLVCSAYALNDNICSGDTTQLVLEISGGSGNFRYTWSPETGLSNPSIQSPEAFPGVSTVYSIQIDDLLTGNVISQQVSLTVREKPQTPEIIQAGQTLVSSIQFGNQWYNDDGVIEGATGQVYAPLKTSNYYTIVTNAEGCISEVSNLIYYQSTFIDELISQGSFRIYPNPSDGLVNIDFIADGAETLTVFVFNAFGQSMNEFITQNIKRAGYNTITFNLSALPGGVYYFKIIEGDRLLTKKLILSK, from the coding sequence ATGAATTTTGGTTTAAATATCCCGAAAGTGTGTGCCGCTCTGGTTTTTATGACATTGTTCATAACCGGTCAGATGCTGTATGCTCAAACCATTCAGATTACAAACGGGGTAAATACCACCACAATCATCGATAATGACTATTCGCTGCTAAGCATATCCAATGCCGTCTCCTCCCTTAATGCAGCTAAAATCAAAACTGCTGACCATGATTTTACTCAAATAGAAATCGAAGGTTACGGTTTTTCAACAAATTTAGGCCAGCCAAAACTTCCGGTATTGAAGAAGCTGATCGAAATTCCTTTGGAGGCTAACATCGAGGTGGTTATTACTTACAAAAGATTCAAAGAGATTTCGTTAAATGAGTTCGAACTCTACGATTTTATTTACCCGGCGCAGCCCTCACTTAGCAAAAGCACTGATCCAACAGAAGCCATTTTCTATTTCGACGAAGATTTTTACAACATTGACGATTTCCTTGGAAATGAACTGGTTTCAGTTTATCCACTAGGTGTAATGCGGGGAGTGAATATCGCAAGGATTGAGATTGCTCCGATTCAATACAATCCGGTGGCAAATATGATAAGGGTGCACGATCAGATTACGGTTGAATTTCGGTTTACTGACGGCAACACATTCAGAACCATTGAGATGAAGCAGGATCAGATGAATCCGTTTTTTTCCGGAATCACCACAATGCTTTTCAATTACAAAGAAGTTGAGAATCCTGAAAATATATTTGAAGCACCACCAATCACCTACTTTATTGTTTCAGATCCGATGTTTCGGGATGCACTTCAGCCATTTATTGTCTGGAAAACCAGAAAAGGTTTCCGGGTAATAGAGGCTTATACTGACAATCCTTCGGTTGGTAGCACAACTGGAAGCATTAAGGACTACCTGCAAAATTTTTATGAAAATCCGCCGGAAGGATTTCAACCGCAAAGCTTTGTGCTGATAGTCGGAGATGTAGCCCAAATCCCGGCCTTTAACGGAACCACCGGTAACCATGTAACTGATCTTTATTACTGTGAATATACCGGCGACATGTTCCCTGAGGCTTACTACGGGCGTTTCTCTGCAAATAATCTTGACCAGCTTCAATCTCAGATCGAGAAAACCCTCGAATATGAGCAATATGCGTTCCCAGATCCCTCATTCCTTGATGAAGTAATTATGGTTGCGGGCCAGGACAGTTATCATCAATTGACATGGGGAAATGGGCAAGTCAACTATGGTAACGATTATTATTTCAATGAATCCAACGGGCTTTATTCTCACACTTATTTGCAACCAGAACCACCAGGCGGTAATTATTCCCAGCTTATCCGTCAGAATGTATCCAATGGGGTAGCCTTTGCCAATTATACCGCACATTGCAGTGCTGCCGGTTGGGCCAATCCTGCTTTTACAGTCAACAATATCCAGGCTTTGGAAAACCAAAGTAAATACCCGTTGATGATCGGCAACTGCTGTTCTTCTGTTGAATTTCAGATTAATTCATTCGGTGAGGATATTATGCGTGCCGCAGGAAAAGGGGCAATCGGATATATCGGCGGGTCAAACAGTACGTATTGGGATGAAGATTTTTGGTGGGGAGTTGGCTTTAAAGATATTGTAGCTAATCCGACCTACGATCCCCAAACACTTGGAGCTTTCGACCGAATGTTCCACAATCAGCCTGAAATTACCCTAAACGACTGGCATATTACACAGGGACAATTACCTGCAGCCGGGAACCTCGCTGTTACACAATCTGGTTCAACCCTAACAAATTACTATTGGGAAATTTACCACCTGATGGGTGACCCTTCACTCATGTCATATTTTTCGCAACCACCTGAGGCCATTGCAACTTTTCCGGCACTTATTCCTTTGGGTGCAGCATCATTCGCAATGAATACCAATCCTTATGCTTACGTTGCTGTTTCAAAAGATGGAATTCTTTATGGTGCAGGCTTTGCCAATGAGGACGGGGCTGTTGAGATTATTTTCTCCGAGTTGATAACCATTCCCGGCGAAGCCGAAATTATTATAACCGGGCAACAGTTAAAGCCTTTCTTCGGAACTGTTTTGTTTGCATCCCCCAATGGCCCTTATGTATTATTGAAAGAGGCCACTGTTGAAGACCAGACAAACGGCAACAATGATGGGAAAATGGACTATGCCGAAACTTTTGGATTAAATCTTAATGTTCAAAATTACGGACAGGATTCCGGTTCTGATATTATGCTGAATTTGTCAACTACTGATGAATTCGTGACTATATCAGACGGAGTTACAACAATTGATCTGATTCAGCCGAACGAAATTCTATCGCTTTCAGATGTTTTTGAAATAACCACTGCGGAGACCATCCCCGATGGTCACATTGTCCTTTTCCTTCTTGAAGCAACTAATGGCGAAGAAACCTGGAGCAGTACATTTAACTTAGAAGGTCATTCACCAGTTCTTGAATTTGCCGGATTTACAATAAATGACCAGCAAGGCAACAATAATGGAAAATTTGACCCGGGCGAAGTTGTACAAATCACCGTTTATGCCAAGAACATCGGCTCATCCCGTGCTTTCAGCACACTTGGTAATTTGAGTACCAACGACTCTTTCATCACGGTGTTATCTGCTGAACCACAATTCTTCGGGGATGCTGATCCCAACGAATTGGTCAGTGCCACTTTCGAAGTTGTAGCAAACGAAAATACTCCAGCCGGACATCCTGCAGCCTTTGACCTCATGCTTAATGCAAACATGGGAATTTCCGGATCTGGGCATTTTGAGCTGACAGTAGGACCAATTCCGGTGTTAATTGTTGACCTTGATGGAAACCAAAACTCAGCCAATCATATCAAAGAAGCGGTGAGTCAACTTGGAATTGTGAATGAGTATAAAAATACCCTTCCGAACGACCTCAGTCTTTATTCATCGGTCTTTATTTCAGTAGGCGTTTATAACAACAACCACATCCTATCCGCTGCCGAAGGACAAATTCTCGCCGACTATCTGAATTCGGGTGGACGTCTTTACCTCGAAGGTGGCGATACCTGGTATTACGATCCAAAAACTTCTGTTCATCCGATGTTTGGTATAAACGGAATTTCGGACGGAGCCAGTGATCTTGACTCATTAGTAGGTATAAACGGTACTTTGTCGGCCGGGTTGAAAATGAAGTATTCAGGCGACAACAGTTGGATTGACCAACTTGAGGCTGTAAATGGCGCCCAAACCGTTTTTAAAAACAACAACCCTGAATATTTCTGTGCCATTTCAAAGATCGGAAATGGCTACAAAACCATCGGAACATCTTTTGAGTTTGGTGGGTTAGCAGCCGAAGCCGACCGTCATTTATTGATGACAAGTTATCTCGAGTTTTTCGAAATCACAATACCGGGGTCGCTGGTATGCAGCGCATATGCTCTTAATGATAATATTTGCAGTGGTGATACCACTCAGCTGGTACTTGAAATTTCGGGCGGATCAGGTAACTTCCGATATACATGGTCACCCGAAACAGGATTAAGTAACCCATCCATTCAAAGTCCAGAAGCCTTCCCGGGAGTTTCGACTGTTTACTCAATCCAAATCGATGATTTGCTTACCGGTAATGTCATTTCCCAACAGGTATCACTCACTGTCCGAGAAAAGCCACAAACTCCGGAAATAATCCAGGCCGGTCAAACACTTGTTTCGAGTATTCAATTCGGAAATCAATGGTACAATGATGACGGGGTGATTGAAGGAGCTACAGGTCAGGTTTATGCCCCACTTAAAACGAGTAACTATTACACAATTGTCACCAATGCTGAAGGATGTATTTCAGAGGTTTCCAATTTGATTTATTACCAATCAACATTTATTGACGAATTGATTTCCCAGGGTTCGTTCAGGATTTATCCCAACCCATCAGATGGACTTGTAAATATTGATTTCATTGCAGACGGGGCTGAAACATTAACGGTTTTTGTTTTCAATGCCTTTGGGCAATCAATGAACGAGTTCATTACACAAAACATCAAACGTGCAGGATATAATACCATCACGTTTAATCTTTCAGCACTACCGGGAGGTGTTTATTATTTCAAAATCATTGAGGGTGATCGATTGCTCACTAAAAAATTAATTTTAAGCAAATAG